The following are from one region of the Pseudodesulfovibrio sp. JC047 genome:
- a CDS encoding FAD-binding and (Fe-S)-binding domain-containing protein codes for MCPIDVFIADVKNTFPEERVHTEELLVKAYSVDGSPFEPIAKAVVDVTTPEELAALLRSSHTHKVSLTFRGAGTGVSGQTIAEDVTVRLVGPHWKKLEILDNGELVRAGCCVVGGDINAALVPYKRLMTSDPSSVNSAFIGGMASTNAAGLSCTIDKNLYHMMTGLHFTLVDGTTVNTEDAASVAAFRKSHASMLQELLDIRERILNDEAMNEKVRRKFSIRNTCGYSLNAFTDYDDPVELLQHLIIGSEGTLAFIHSITFRTGVLKPLRATALVGFTSLDEAIQGVLRLEKGCDMYAVEFLNCVSLNALMQLPEFPDSLQGLGDDGCALLLETRGEDDAKLQENVDRVLEALSGVDVAVQPEFVTDHEVCESLWNIRRALFPILAGTRAPDEYAYSEDYCVPIENLPEACSSFVEILAKHGFTESGVHGHALHGNIHFSIPLRLNVEEDLARMGKLIAEVGDTVLSLGGALKAEHGTGRAVAPFVRLEWGDDLYTVMQDLKHVIDPENLLNPKVILNDDPRCHLTNLKYAGPVDKIVDTCVDCGFCEYVCPSKEVGLSSRQRIYILRAIASLRASGDEAKAEEWQRLFDAKGRDLCATDGLCSMRCPLGLDIAGYMKKLRHEALSETEISRANWVVKHFKMVEKTASSMLHVASAAHKLMGHTLATKTAPLVKGMTGMTMPDLRDVHLTGGSSIPAPKRGMGENRVVYFPSCAVRTMGYADDGVHSNEPLIDVTLRLLERAGFTVIIPDKTNGLCCGKAFETKGMFEQADRKSDELNAVLLRETLNGSIPVLCDTSPCLARMRKTLDTRLGLYEPAEFVLKFLADKLCFTKKTRSVALHPTCSTREMGLVETLRQVAEKCVTEVVIPEGIYCCGFSGDKGFTHPELNASALRTLEESTRNCVEGYSTSRTCEIGLTLHGHKTYRNILYLIDECTTNK; via the coding sequence ATGTGTCCTATTGATGTATTTATTGCCGATGTCAAGAATACCTTCCCTGAAGAAAGGGTTCATACAGAAGAATTGCTGGTCAAGGCATATTCTGTTGATGGAAGCCCTTTCGAACCGATCGCCAAGGCCGTTGTTGACGTCACCACGCCGGAAGAATTGGCGGCGTTGCTTCGCTCTTCCCATACGCACAAGGTCAGTTTGACTTTTCGTGGCGCGGGGACCGGTGTGAGTGGGCAGACCATTGCCGAAGACGTGACTGTTCGTCTTGTTGGTCCGCACTGGAAAAAGCTTGAAATTCTTGACAATGGCGAACTGGTACGCGCCGGATGTTGCGTTGTCGGTGGGGATATCAATGCCGCTCTGGTGCCGTACAAACGGCTCATGACTTCTGACCCTTCTTCGGTGAACAGTGCGTTTATCGGCGGCATGGCGTCCACCAACGCGGCCGGGTTGAGCTGTACCATCGACAAGAATTTGTACCATATGATGACCGGGCTGCATTTCACGCTGGTAGATGGAACCACGGTCAATACCGAGGATGCTGCCAGTGTGGCCGCATTCAGGAAAAGTCATGCCTCCATGTTGCAGGAATTGCTCGATATCCGTGAACGGATTCTCAATGACGAGGCGATGAACGAAAAAGTCCGCCGCAAATTTTCCATTCGAAACACCTGCGGATACAGCTTGAATGCCTTCACGGATTACGACGATCCGGTCGAACTGTTGCAGCATCTCATCATCGGGTCCGAGGGAACCCTTGCCTTCATTCATTCCATCACCTTTCGGACAGGCGTGCTCAAACCGTTGCGGGCCACGGCGTTGGTCGGTTTCACCTCGCTTGACGAGGCTATTCAGGGCGTGTTGCGCCTCGAAAAAGGGTGTGACATGTACGCTGTTGAATTTCTCAATTGCGTGTCCTTGAATGCCTTGATGCAATTGCCGGAATTTCCGGATTCCCTTCAGGGATTGGGTGACGACGGATGCGCGTTGTTGCTGGAGACTCGTGGTGAAGACGATGCCAAATTGCAGGAAAATGTGGACCGTGTTCTCGAAGCCTTGAGCGGAGTGGATGTAGCGGTTCAGCCTGAGTTCGTGACAGACCATGAGGTGTGCGAATCCCTGTGGAATATCCGTCGTGCCTTGTTCCCGATTTTGGCTGGAACCCGTGCTCCTGATGAGTACGCGTATTCCGAAGATTATTGTGTCCCCATTGAGAATTTGCCCGAAGCGTGTAGTTCCTTTGTGGAAATTCTTGCCAAACATGGATTTACTGAATCGGGTGTGCATGGACATGCTTTGCACGGCAATATCCACTTTTCGATCCCTCTCAGACTGAATGTGGAAGAAGATCTGGCTCGGATGGGCAAACTCATTGCCGAGGTCGGCGATACGGTGTTGTCCTTGGGCGGTGCGCTCAAGGCCGAGCACGGAACAGGCCGCGCGGTTGCACCGTTTGTCCGTCTGGAGTGGGGTGATGATTTATACACTGTCATGCAGGATCTCAAACACGTCATCGATCCTGAAAATCTGTTGAATCCAAAGGTCATTCTGAATGACGACCCTCGATGTCATCTGACCAATCTGAAGTACGCCGGTCCGGTGGATAAGATCGTCGATACCTGTGTGGACTGTGGTTTTTGCGAATATGTCTGTCCGTCCAAGGAAGTTGGACTGTCTTCCCGCCAACGCATCTACATCCTGCGCGCCATCGCGAGCCTGCGCGCTTCCGGGGATGAGGCCAAGGCCGAGGAATGGCAACGGTTGTTCGATGCCAAGGGACGTGACCTGTGTGCCACGGACGGACTGTGTTCCATGCGGTGTCCCCTGGGATTGGATATTGCCGGATACATGAAAAAATTGCGTCATGAAGCCCTGAGCGAGACCGAAATTTCTCGGGCCAATTGGGTCGTAAAACACTTCAAAATGGTCGAAAAAACGGCATCATCCATGTTGCATGTGGCCTCTGCGGCACACAAACTCATGGGCCATACGCTGGCGACCAAGACCGCGCCGCTGGTCAAGGGCATGACCGGAATGACCATGCCTGATTTGCGGGACGTGCATCTGACCGGAGGTTCGTCCATTCCGGCTCCCAAGCGGGGCATGGGTGAGAATCGGGTCGTGTATTTCCCTTCATGCGCGGTGCGCACCATGGGCTATGCCGATGACGGTGTTCATTCAAATGAACCTCTTATCGATGTGACTCTCCGCTTGTTGGAGCGCGCCGGATTCACCGTGATCATCCCGGATAAAACCAATGGACTGTGCTGTGGCAAGGCCTTTGAAACAAAAGGGATGTTTGAGCAAGCCGATCGCAAATCCGATGAATTGAATGCGGTCCTGCTTCGTGAAACCCTCAATGGCAGCATCCCGGTCTTGTGTGACACCAGCCCGTGTCTTGCTCGTATGAGAAAGACGCTGGACACACGGTTGGGCCTGTATGAACCGGCTGAATTTGTCCTGAAATTCCTGGCGGACAAACTGTGCTTTACCAAGAAAACCCGAAGTGTTGCCTTGCATCCGACATGTTCAACCCGTGAAATGGGTCTGGTCGAGACGCTGCGTCAGGTCGCGGAAAAATGTGTGACCGAAGTCGTTATCCCGGAAGGCATTTATTGTTGCGGATTTTCCGGGGACAAGGGATTTACCCATCCGGAATTGAACGCGTCCGCCTTGCGCACTCTTGAAGAGAGCACACGAAATTGTGTCGAAGGGTACAGCACCTCGCGGACCTGCGAGATCGGACTGACACTTCACGGGCACAAGACGTACAGGAATATTCTGTATCTGATCGATGAATGTACAACGAACAAATAG
- a CDS encoding 2-oxoacid:acceptor oxidoreductase family protein, with protein MREIIYAGFGGQGVLTSGLVMSQVAIFKGQNATWIPSYGSAMRGGTANCTVKYGKDIIYNPAQEEPDLLLAMNGPSFEMFYSMVKPGGIIVVNSDMVENDVNVRDDVTVYSLACSSLAQEIKQPRGANIIAAAAIIKLAGDFSMEDGIQGMNDMFRKKGKEKFEAGNVKAFECGYNAV; from the coding sequence ATGCGTGAGATAATATACGCAGGTTTCGGTGGGCAGGGTGTCCTGACGTCCGGTCTGGTCATGTCGCAGGTTGCCATCTTCAAGGGCCAGAATGCCACATGGATTCCTTCCTACGGTTCTGCCATGCGTGGTGGAACAGCGAACTGCACGGTTAAATACGGCAAGGATATCATCTACAATCCGGCTCAGGAAGAACCCGATTTGTTGCTGGCCATGAATGGTCCGTCTTTCGAGATGTTCTACTCCATGGTGAAACCCGGTGGAATCATCGTGGTGAACAGCGACATGGTCGAGAACGATGTGAACGTGCGTGATGACGTCACGGTTTACTCCTTGGCCTGTAGTTCTTTGGCTCAGGAAATCAAGCAGCCCCGTGGTGCGAACATCATCGCAGCCGCAGCCATTATCAAGCTGGCTGGCGACTTCTCCATGGAGGACGGTATTCAGGGCATGAACGACATGTTCAGGAAAAAAGGAAAAGAGAAATTCGAAGCCGGAAACGTGAAGGCATTCGAATGCGGGTATAACGCCGTTTAG
- a CDS encoding thiamine pyrophosphate-dependent enzyme — protein sequence MAKARKVPAIIDNPMSFCPGCGHGIVVRLIAECLEELGQDQNIIFALGVGCSSLLGGGLVIDRLHCPHGRASAVATGMKRVQPENTIVAYQGDGDAYSIGIAETINAAYRNENFTMISINNTNYGMTGGQMSWTTMPGQVTTTSPLGRDCEVTGNPLKFPELAASQFDVAFAARGAVTSPKNINKLKKYIKNGLEAQINGEGYSVIEVLSPCPTNWKMTPLNAMKRIDEELIPYYPLGVFKERKEN from the coding sequence ATGGCTAAAGCAAGAAAAGTGCCTGCCATCATTGACAATCCGATGTCATTTTGTCCCGGTTGCGGACACGGCATTGTCGTCAGGCTCATCGCGGAATGCCTTGAAGAATTGGGGCAGGATCAGAATATCATCTTTGCGCTGGGCGTTGGCTGTTCCAGCCTGCTTGGTGGCGGACTGGTCATTGACCGGCTGCATTGTCCCCATGGACGTGCATCCGCTGTAGCCACCGGCATGAAACGGGTACAGCCCGAGAATACCATTGTCGCGTATCAGGGTGACGGTGACGCATACAGTATCGGCATCGCCGAGACCATCAATGCGGCGTATCGCAACGAGAACTTCACCATGATTTCCATCAATAACACCAACTACGGCATGACTGGTGGACAGATGAGCTGGACGACCATGCCCGGACAGGTGACTACCACCTCGCCGTTGGGTCGTGATTGCGAAGTGACGGGGAATCCCCTGAAGTTCCCGGAATTGGCCGCCAGCCAGTTCGATGTGGCTTTCGCCGCTCGCGGAGCCGTGACCTCTCCCAAAAATATCAACAAGTTGAAGAAGTATATCAAGAATGGTCTTGAGGCGCAGATCAATGGTGAAGGCTATTCGGTCATTGAAGTGCTGTCACCGTGCCCGACCAACTGGAAAATGACCCCCTTGAATGCCATGAAGCGGATTGATGAAGAGCTGATTCCCTACTATCCGCTGGGTGTCTTCAAGGAAAGGAAGGAGAACTAG
- a CDS encoding 3-methyl-2-oxobutanoate dehydrogenase subunit beta, with protein MADMIKGNNAIAEAAVRAGVKLYAGYPITPSTEIMEYLSKRLPEVGGSFVQAESELAGINMVMGAAACGVRALTASSGPGISLKQEGISCISDEELACVVINVVRYGNGLGTLYSAQCDYHRETRGGGNGDYRCIVLCPESIQEAVDLMAPAYDLAEKYRIVTVMMTEGALGQMMEPCEMPDFIEPKKHPWGFDGKYSYKKIGIFDRNSMTEAVALNKKHETIKAEEQRWEEDGLEDAEYVFVAFGLPGRSVKGAVKQLRAEGHKVGFIRPITTWPFPEKAFENINKDVKGIISVEANATGQLIDDVALTIKKTIKDRNVPSYCLPCVYGIPTIKFTKEGLHKIISGEIKEAY; from the coding sequence ATGGCCGACATGATAAAAGGAAATAATGCCATCGCCGAAGCGGCTGTGCGTGCTGGTGTCAAGCTGTATGCAGGATATCCCATCACGCCGTCCACGGAGATCATGGAATATCTGTCAAAGCGGTTGCCCGAAGTCGGTGGCAGTTTTGTCCAGGCTGAAAGCGAACTCGCTGGTATCAATATGGTTATGGGTGCCGCAGCCTGTGGCGTGCGTGCGCTCACCGCCTCATCCGGTCCAGGTATCAGCCTGAAGCAGGAAGGTATTTCCTGCATTTCCGATGAAGAGCTGGCCTGCGTTGTCATCAACGTCGTCCGCTACGGCAACGGATTGGGCACTCTGTATTCCGCGCAGTGCGACTACCATCGTGAGACACGTGGTGGCGGTAACGGCGACTATCGCTGCATCGTTCTGTGTCCCGAAAGCATTCAGGAAGCTGTTGATCTCATGGCCCCCGCCTATGATCTGGCTGAGAAGTATCGGATCGTGACCGTCATGATGACCGAGGGAGCCCTTGGACAGATGATGGAACCATGCGAAATGCCTGATTTCATTGAACCGAAAAAACACCCCTGGGGTTTTGACGGCAAGTATTCCTACAAAAAGATCGGTATCTTTGATCGGAATTCCATGACTGAAGCCGTCGCGCTGAACAAGAAACACGAGACCATCAAGGCCGAAGAGCAGCGGTGGGAAGAAGACGGTCTGGAAGACGCGGAATACGTCTTTGTCGCATTCGGACTGCCTGGCCGGTCGGTCAAGGGCGCGGTTAAACAACTGCGTGCCGAGGGCCACAAGGTCGGATTCATCCGTCCCATCACCACTTGGCCGTTCCCGGAAAAAGCCTTTGAAAACATCAACAAGGATGTGAAGGGCATTATTTCCGTTGAAGCGAACGCCACGGGCCAGCTCATCGACGATGTGGCTTTGACCATCAAGAAAACCATCAAGGATCGCAACGTGCCTTCGTACTGCCTTCCCTGTGTGTACGGTATCCCGACCATCAAGTTCACCAAGGAAGGGCTGCACAAGATTATCAGCGGCGAGATCAAGGAGGCTTACTAA
- a CDS encoding 4Fe-4S binding protein: MDVLTIREERCKECGLCIAHCPNEALSFSDRLNSAGHRPVQVDDAKCIKCGICYTMCPDGVYVISREDEAGGKK, translated from the coding sequence ATGGATGTTCTCACAATCAGAGAAGAGAGATGCAAGGAATGCGGATTGTGTATTGCGCATTGTCCGAATGAAGCTCTCTCTTTTTCCGACAGATTAAACAGTGCAGGGCACAGACCTGTTCAAGTCGATGATGCCAAATGCATCAAGTGTGGCATCTGCTACACGATGTGTCCTGATGGTGTGTATGTGATCTCGCGGGAAGACGAGGCTGGAGGGAAAAAGTAA
- a CDS encoding MFS transporter — protein MQESKGFNVKTFIVLFFIGMGYAITYAVPFVQYVFYDTTLHALDATNAQLGTLVAIFGIGNIAGAPIGGIISDKYNHKIVYLAGLMGTSLLSLLWAFNLNYQFSVFIFAGLAVTGLFLLFPAHIKIVRSLVDESKQGKVFGFAESFAGIGSTIVNAIALAVFAKYANEIFGFKAVLIFFSICGVLCTAVLYYLIEDPKKEKQAEAVSAKSSDKITLKDFFIVLKCPGTWFAGIAVFSTYTLYCSLSYFTPYFTNVLGVSVVFSGGLAIIRTYGLRFFLCPVGGYLGDKMNSVTKVLLASWLACIGVILTIMFLPEHTAIGIAITLMMLLSAFVFTARGAMFAVPSEVQIPLKYAAITGGIVCAIGYSPDLFQFILFGNWIDTYGNEAYTMIFTYDIVMSCVGVVSALLTFKYKKSLSKMVEKATN, from the coding sequence ATGCAGGAAAGTAAAGGATTCAACGTTAAAACGTTCATTGTCCTCTTCTTTATTGGCATGGGGTATGCCATCACTTATGCAGTCCCGTTTGTGCAGTATGTTTTTTATGACACCACCTTGCACGCCTTGGACGCGACAAATGCTCAACTGGGGACGCTGGTCGCCATCTTTGGAATCGGGAATATTGCGGGTGCGCCTATCGGCGGCATCATTTCAGATAAATACAACCACAAAATAGTCTATCTCGCCGGACTGATGGGAACCTCCCTCTTGTCTCTTTTGTGGGCGTTCAATCTCAATTATCAGTTTTCGGTGTTCATTTTTGCAGGTCTTGCCGTGACCGGATTGTTCTTGTTGTTCCCGGCGCATATCAAGATTGTCCGTTCGCTGGTTGACGAATCCAAACAGGGAAAGGTCTTCGGGTTTGCCGAATCCTTCGCCGGTATTGGCAGCACCATTGTCAATGCCATCGCCCTGGCTGTTTTTGCCAAATACGCCAACGAGATTTTCGGTTTCAAAGCCGTGCTGATCTTTTTCTCGATCTGCGGTGTGTTGTGTACAGCCGTCCTGTACTATCTGATTGAAGATCCCAAAAAGGAAAAGCAGGCCGAGGCCGTTTCCGCCAAGAGTTCAGATAAGATCACACTCAAGGATTTCTTTATCGTTTTGAAATGCCCTGGCACCTGGTTCGCTGGTATTGCCGTGTTTTCCACCTATACCCTGTACTGCTCCCTGTCCTATTTCACACCATACTTCACCAATGTTCTCGGTGTGTCCGTGGTCTTTTCCGGTGGACTTGCCATCATCAGAACCTATGGCCTTCGGTTCTTCCTGTGCCCGGTCGGTGGGTATCTTGGAGATAAGATGAATTCGGTCACCAAGGTCCTGCTGGCTTCCTGGCTTGCCTGTATCGGTGTGATCCTGACCATCATGTTCCTGCCCGAGCACACGGCCATCGGTATCGCCATCACCTTGATGATGTTGCTGAGCGCCTTTGTCTTCACCGCTCGTGGAGCCATGTTCGCCGTGCCTTCCGAGGTACAGATTCCCTTGAAATATGCGGCCATCACCGGCGGTATCGTGTGTGCCATCGGGTATTCCCCCGATCTTTTCCAGTTCATCCTTTTTGGTAACTGGATCGATACCTACGGGAACGAAGCCTACACCATGATCTTCACCTACGACATCGTGATGAGTTGTGTTGGTGTTGTCAGTGCCTTGCTGACCTTCAAGTATAAAAAGAGCCTTTCGAAGATGGTTGAAAAAGCAACGAACTAA
- a CDS encoding phosphate acyltransferase yields the protein MLKDFTELMEKVSSGRQYTVCVAAAQDGELLHAVKLAVDMGFMRPILVGNEKIVTDLAAEVGLTEFEVVPCDDVDECAAVAVEVVKSGRADVLMKGVISTATYMRAILNRETGLRNGSLISALAVYELKEYHKLVYCSDSGINTAPDADQKQAILTNALGAMHRLGLDCPNVAALAASETVHPKIQASVDADMLVKLAEQGELPRCVIEGPIAFDVAFDRHAAEHKGIESAISGEVDLILAPNIETGNALGKSWLTLSHAKWAGVVLGTTHPVVLGSRSDTAEVKINSIALACLLAQS from the coding sequence GTGTTGAAGGATTTTACCGAGTTGATGGAAAAAGTTTCGTCTGGACGCCAGTACACGGTCTGTGTTGCTGCGGCCCAGGATGGGGAACTGCTTCATGCCGTCAAGCTCGCCGTGGATATGGGATTCATGCGGCCGATTTTGGTTGGCAATGAAAAGATCGTCACCGATCTGGCTGCCGAAGTCGGATTGACCGAGTTTGAAGTGGTGCCGTGTGACGATGTGGACGAGTGCGCGGCTGTTGCGGTTGAAGTGGTCAAATCCGGCCGGGCGGATGTGCTCATGAAAGGCGTCATCAGCACCGCCACGTATATGCGCGCCATCCTGAACAGGGAGACCGGACTTCGAAACGGAAGCCTCATCAGTGCCTTGGCCGTCTATGAACTCAAGGAATATCACAAGCTGGTGTATTGCAGCGACAGCGGGATCAACACCGCTCCGGATGCGGATCAGAAGCAGGCGATTCTCACCAATGCCTTGGGCGCCATGCACCGCCTTGGTCTGGATTGTCCGAACGTGGCCGCGTTGGCTGCCAGTGAGACCGTTCACCCGAAAATTCAGGCCTCGGTTGACGCCGACATGCTGGTGAAACTGGCCGAACAGGGAGAACTCCCCCGGTGCGTGATTGAAGGACCGATCGCCTTTGATGTGGCGTTTGATCGTCACGCAGCGGAACACAAGGGCATTGAGAGTGCCATCAGTGGTGAGGTCGATTTGATTCTCGCTCCCAACATTGAAACCGGGAATGCGCTTGGCAAGTCCTGGTTGACCCTCAGTCATGCGAAATGGGCAGGTGTCGTGCTTGGAACGACTCATCCAGTGGTGCTCGGATCTCGGTCAGACACTGCTGAAGTGAAGATCAATTCCATCGCTCTCGCCTGCCTTTTGGCTCAGTCATAG
- the buk gene encoding butyrate kinase → MKILAINPGGTSTKIAVFENQEELFSENVIHKESELHDFDTVFDQFRYRKDLIVKVLRENDHMIEDFDCVVGRGGLLKPVEGGTYEVNAAMIEDLRNAINGEHPSNLGPVIAKDIADSIAVPAFIVDPVSVDEFLDIAKISGISDISRSSWMHALNQKAVCRETAERLNGGYRDFNFIVAHLGSGISIAAHRKGRMIDGSGGRCDGPFSPERCGGLPSFPLVELCYSGKYTRKEMVNKISTKAGMFDYLGTKDMMEIENRYLEKDDKVVKILDSFIYQTAKEIAAYGASLSGDVDRIIITGGIAHSALIVSKLKEQVGYLAEFEVIAGEKEMTALALGALRVMGGAEEILTY, encoded by the coding sequence GTGAAGATACTCGCTATCAACCCTGGTGGAACGTCCACCAAGATCGCTGTTTTCGAGAATCAGGAAGAGCTGTTCAGCGAAAACGTCATCCACAAGGAGTCCGAGTTGCATGACTTTGACACTGTGTTTGACCAGTTTCGCTACCGCAAGGACCTGATTGTCAAAGTGCTCCGGGAGAATGACCACATGATCGAGGATTTCGATTGTGTGGTTGGTCGGGGCGGGCTGCTCAAGCCGGTCGAGGGCGGCACCTATGAAGTGAACGCCGCCATGATCGAGGATTTGCGGAATGCCATCAATGGTGAGCATCCCTCGAATCTCGGGCCGGTCATTGCCAAGGATATCGCTGATTCCATCGCAGTGCCCGCGTTTATCGTGGATCCTGTTTCCGTGGACGAATTCCTCGATATTGCCAAGATTTCCGGTATTTCCGACATCAGTCGATCCAGTTGGATGCACGCACTCAACCAGAAGGCCGTGTGCCGGGAAACCGCTGAACGGCTCAACGGTGGGTATCGGGATTTTAATTTCATCGTGGCCCATCTGGGGTCCGGCATATCCATTGCCGCGCACCGCAAGGGGCGCATGATCGATGGAAGTGGTGGCCGTTGTGACGGTCCGTTTTCTCCGGAACGCTGCGGCGGACTGCCGAGCTTCCCGCTGGTCGAGTTGTGCTACAGCGGCAAATACACCCGCAAGGAGATGGTGAACAAGATCAGCACCAAGGCGGGCATGTTCGACTACCTCGGAACCAAGGACATGATGGAGATCGAGAATAGATATTTGGAAAAAGATGATAAGGTTGTGAAAATACTTGATTCTTTTATTTATCAGACCGCCAAGGAAATCGCTGCATATGGAGCGTCACTGAGCGGTGACGTTGACCGTATCATCATCACAGGCGGAATCGCTCATTCCGCTTTGATTGTCAGCAAATTGAAGGAGCAGGTCGGGTATCTGGCCGAGTTTGAAGTCATCGCTGGTGAAAAGGAAATGACAGCATTGGCTCTTGGCGCATTGCGCGTCATGGGCGGAGCCGAAGAGATATTAACCTACTAG
- a CDS encoding IclR family transcriptional regulator: MSNIISSVARALDVLLYINSQKDPVGISTISKDMGIYKSTIFRTLATLEDRHFVQQDPETGKYTLGVSLFSMANKITLYDVFVPFVKKLNLEFKETVNVSVLERSSAESYHSVVVVKEDAIDNKLSVSPQVGAKNKCYCSSVGKCLLAFSSDISDAILKKYEFVKYSPNTIGNYEDLAKELETVKKQGYALDNEEQEVGLICVGVPVFNKKGETIAAMSVSGPSQRIQQMNIDHVVTRLKAVASEITELVQTSRRTK, translated from the coding sequence ATGTCGAATATCATCAGTTCCGTCGCACGCGCTTTGGATGTCTTGTTGTACATCAACAGTCAAAAGGACCCGGTGGGTATCTCCACCATCAGTAAGGATATGGGCATCTATAAAAGTACCATATTCAGGACGTTGGCCACATTGGAAGACCGGCACTTCGTGCAGCAGGATCCTGAAACCGGGAAATACACCTTGGGTGTCAGCCTGTTTTCCATGGCCAACAAAATCACGCTCTATGACGTCTTTGTGCCGTTCGTGAAAAAACTCAATCTGGAATTCAAGGAAACAGTGAATGTTTCCGTCCTGGAACGGTCTTCGGCCGAATCATATCATAGCGTCGTGGTGGTCAAGGAAGATGCGATCGACAACAAGTTGTCTGTCAGTCCACAAGTGGGCGCAAAGAACAAATGCTATTGTTCTTCGGTGGGAAAATGCCTGCTCGCTTTTTCGTCGGATATTTCGGACGCCATTTTGAAAAAGTATGAATTCGTCAAATATTCTCCCAATACTATTGGAAATTATGAAGATTTGGCCAAGGAATTGGAAACGGTCAAAAAGCAGGGATACGCCTTGGATAACGAGGAACAGGAAGTGGGCCTCATTTGTGTGGGCGTGCCTGTCTTCAACAAGAAGGGCGAAACCATTGCTGCCATGAGTGTGTCTGGTCCATCCCAACGTATTCAGCAGATGAACATAGACCATGTCGTAACCCGGTTGAAAGCGGTTGCGAGTGAAATAACGGAATTGGTTCAGACGTCACGTCGGACCAAATAA